Genomic segment of Candidatus Margulisiibacteriota bacterium:
AGGCCAATTTCAGAGAAATCGAACTGGACGAAAAATGCACGAGTCTGCTGGCGCAGTATCAGCCCAAAGCCAAAGATTTGCGGACGATTTTAATGGCGCTAGGTATGAACCGCGATCTGGAGCGCATCGGCGATCATGCCGTGAATATCGCGCAAAGCGCGCTGTATCTGCTGGAACGTCCGCCATTACAGCCGCTGCGTGACCTGCCGCGCTTGAGCGGTCTGGTCAACGGCATGCTGCGGGACAGCGTCAACGCTTTTCTGCAAGAAAATTCCGTGCTTGGCAAAAATGTCTGCGGGCGCGATGACGAGGTGGATAAACTGCGCGCGCAGATTTTGCGCAAATTAATTGCCTGCATGTCTGCCGATACCTCGACTATTGAGCGCGCCCTGCATATAATTAGAATATGCGGCAATCTGGAGCGGATCGCCGACCTGACGACTAATATCGGTGAAGAAGTGATTTTTATGGCGGAAGGCCGGGTGCTCAAACATCATCAGGGAGAAAAATAAAAATGCCTTTGATCGCGGTGCTGGATGATGAGCCGGATATTCGGGAGCTGATTTCCCTTAATCTTAAAAAAGCCGGATTTAACGTAAAAGAATTTGCTGAGCCGAAAACTTTTTGGCGTTATCTTAGCGCGGATTTGCCGGACGCGCTGATCCTGGACTTGATGCTGCCCGACATGGACGGCCTCGAGATTTGTAAGCGGCTGCGCGGCCAGACCCGCACGGCGCGTCTGCCGGTCATTATGCTGACCGCCCGCACGGAAGAGATCGACAAGATCATCGGTCTGGAGCTCGGCGCGGACGATTATGTGACCAAACCTTTTTCGCCCAAAGAATTAGCCGCGCGGGTGAAAGCTTTGCTACGCCGGCGGGAGAGTCCGACGGAGCAGAAAGTTTTGCGCGTCGGCAAAAATATTGTGCTGGATCCGGAAAAATACGAGGTCTTAATAGAGGGACGCCCCGCGGAATTGACCAGCACGGAGTTTAAGATACTGCAAATGCTGGCTGAGAAAAAAGGCGTGGTGTTTTCGCGCGATAAAATTTTAGACCGGCTCTGGGGCAATGAAAAAACC
This window contains:
- the phoU gene encoding phosphate signaling complex protein PhoU, which translates into the protein MLTEKLLDLKKNLLEYAALAEMMVADGIQGLLQKDEAKLKNILGKYEPQANFREIELDEKCTSLLAQYQPKAKDLRTILMALGMNRDLERIGDHAVNIAQSALYLLERPPLQPLRDLPRLSGLVNGMLRDSVNAFLQENSVLGKNVCGRDDEVDKLRAQILRKLIACMSADTSTIERALHIIRICGNLERIADLTTNIGEEVIFMAEGRVLKHHQGEK
- a CDS encoding response regulator transcription factor; this translates as MPLIAVLDDEPDIRELISLNLKKAGFNVKEFAEPKTFWRYLSADLPDALILDLMLPDMDGLEICKRLRGQTRTARLPVIMLTARTEEIDKIIGLELGADDYVTKPFSPKELAARVKALLRRRESPTEQKVLRVGKNIVLDPEKYEVLIEGRPAELTSTEFKILQMLAEKKGVVFSRDKILDRLWGNEKTVFDRTVDVHVKHLRAKLGRYAAYLKNIRGVGYKLEWQ